CACGCATTTTGCACTTCGGCAGAAAAATCGCCAAAAACTGCATAATCATTGATGCAGACAAGCCAAAAGAAACAATCAGCCAAGAAATCATCTCTCATATCCACACCGCGATAAAGCCTATCACCACCCGATAAAGCAACCCACCCAACAAAGCAAAATCTTAAATGAATTTTTTTTAAGCTAGAGATTGTGCTATGAAATGCCTTATTTGTGCGAAATTTTGCTTGGGCGTGATATGTGAGAAATGCTTAGATTCTATCCCGCTTCGCCCTAGCGTGCGAGAAGTAAACGGGGTAAGCGTGTATTGCTTTTTTGCATATAGTGATATTGATTTTTTACTAAGTGCGAAATACTACGTCATAGGCTCTAGGATTTATGTAGCTCTTGGCAAAATCGCAGGGGAGTATTTTTTCTCTCAAAAAGCGATGAGAGAAGCTATAAGGCAAATCATAGAAAATACCGCTTTTGGCGAAATAAAGCTAATCGGCATAGATGATTGTGTGCGTAGCTTTTACTCGCACACAGGGGTGCTTGTGCGTGAGTTTGCCCTCTCAAGTGTCAAATCTAGCAAATCCAAAGACTTGCAAAATCGCGCCAAATTCTCACACAAATCTAGCGCAATAGTGCCAATCTATGGCGAGCTAAAAGCGACAAATCAAGTAAGCTACGCAGGGAAAAGCCTAGCATTTCGCCAAGCAAACAAGCGCGGACTAACACTTAGCGCGAGAATGTCTAGCACAAAAAATAGCGCAGGTTTTGGAGGATTTTTAAAGCGAAATTTTATAGTGGATTTTGGTAAGTGCTTTAGGGCGGATTTTGCAAGTGGTTTTATAAAAGATTTTGCACAAGATTTTATGAGAGATTTTATGAGTAGTTTTAGCGCAATGCTTAGAGATAGATTTTGCCAAATTTTTAAAAAAGATTCTATCACAGCGCAAAATCAGCCTTTACCCAAAGATTCCACGACAGATTTAAAAGCAGATTCTACGCTAGATTCTAGTGTGGATTCTGCGCGAAAATCTACGCTAGATTCTGTGTCAAATTCTGCGACAGACTTTGACACAGGTTGTGTTATCATTGTCGATGACATCATCACCACAGGCACGAGCTTTGGCGAGGCGATAGAAGTTTGCCAAAAAAGAGGACTAAAAGTGCTTTTTTGTCTAAGCCTTTGCAACGCCGCACTATAACGGTTCCAAATCCACGCCAATACACACAAAAATCTTAATAAATTTTCCACAAATTGTCATACTTAATGGCTTTTAAGCCCGAAGTATACAAAATGTGGATTAGATTTTATAAAAAAGTATTTTTGGATATTTGGGTTTCTTACAAAACCTAAATATCTATATTGGATTCTACTTGAGATACTTCGGCTTCTTGCAAAACCTCAGTATGACAAGAAATAAAAAACCCCCTCCCTTTGCGGAGGGGGTTTGGGGGTGGGTATCTTTTCCGTCATTGCGAGGCAGTGGCTTTAACCACAACGAAAAGCAATCCATAAACCCGTCATTGCGAGAGAATTCACTTCGTTCATTCTCTCGCAATGACGAAACTTCGTCTTATAATGACAGCGTTGTGAATTGCTAAAAAACTGCGCTTCGCTTGTTTTACCACGCAAGTCTTGCGACTTGCTCGCAATGACTATGGGCATATATATGCCATACAAGCCTTGCGACTTATTCACAAAGTCCATATACTCTACAAAAACCGTTTGCACTTCCCTGCAAAATCTATCCACACTTACCTACATTAACAATTTGTTTTTTTTTTTTTTTTGTAGTATTGCTTTTTAGGGCGTTAGAGAAGCATTTGCACTTTAATTGCTCAAATACTAAAAAAGGAGCTAGTAATGCTTAGCAAGGTTTTAAAATTCAGTGGTGCTTGCACATTTGGAATGGTGTTTTTGACAGGCTGTGGGTTGTTTGGTGGTGGAGAACAGCCAAAGCCACCTTATGAGCCAAAAAAGCTAGAAGCGCAAGCTAGAGGTATCACTGTGGCAAAAAGCACACCATATAATTGCAAGATTTTGGGCGAAGTAGAGGGCAAAGACAATGTAGGTGATAGAAGCGGTGCGACAAGAGAGCTGCTAAGAGAGGGGGCGATAAATGACTTAAGAAACGAAGCCTCTTATGTCGCTGGCGAAGGTAAACGAGCGATGATAGCTATCACAAAAGAGGAAGTCAAATGTATAGCCACCGTAGGCAAAGCAAGGCAAAATGTGGATTGCACAAACGGCTTGCCAAATGGTGCAACAAATGGCGTGCTAGTCTCTCAAAGAATCCACGCACAAGTCTTTGATTGTGGTGAAAAATAAGCAAACCGCATAGATAGTAGGCAAAAATTTACATTTTGTATATTTTTGCTATTTCTCGCGCCCTGCTAGAGTAGCACTCCTTACCATAATCTAGCAGGGCGTTTCTTTTTTTTCTTATACTTTCTTTGACATATTTTTTAATTTCTCCACTTTTTTATCTCTCCACTTGCCAAAGCCCTGCCAAACTTAAAAATCTAAAACCCATAATTTTCCTAAATCTATCCCACCGCTTCGCTAATTTATCTTCCCCACACACTACCCACACATAAAAAGATTTTACTCACTAGCATTTGTATCCCACCAAATCTGCGGGCTTAAGTCATAGCGCGGGTGGATTTTTGGCATTGAGATATTGTGCCAAAACGCCACCCTAAAGTTTGGCAAATAATAATGAGGCACGACAAAGTCCCCCCACAAAAGCACCCTATCAAGCGCGTGAGTAGAGAGAATCTGCGCTTCTCTATGCGGAGCTGCTATCACGCGCTCTATGAGGCAGTCTACCACTTCTAGCCCTACCCCACTATAATTCCTACTGCCTACCATACTCGCACTCTCTTTGCTCCAAAAATACCTCTGCTCATTGCCCGGGAAAAGGCTCTGCCCGATAATCCCCACAATCATTTCATAATCAAAATTTTTCACTCGATTGGCGTATTGACTAGAATCTATTTTTTGGATTTGCATTTGTATGCCAAGCAGTTTTAGATTTCGCCCATATCGCACAGCTAGTCGCTCAAAAGCAGGATTATCTAGAAGTAGCGTGAAACGCAATGGCTTGCCACTTTTAGAGTCAAGCAGCACTCCATTTTTCATCACAAATCCCGCTTCTTCTAGCAAATCTCGCGCTTTTTTTAGATTTTCTCTCTCTTGTAAGATATGGCTTGGCACTTGGCTTTTGGGGGATTGATTTTGCTCTGCTTGTCGCGCAAGATTTTGCGCACTTTTTTGCTCGCCATTTTTAGCTTGAGATTGCCCACCATTTTGCGTTAGATTTTGCCCTTGCACTCCTCCGTTTATGCTAGTCGCGTCAAAATCTGCATTCGTGCTAGGTATCACATAAGGAGTGTCAAACATATTTTTTAGTCGCGTTTTTGAGATTTCGCCCCTGCTATCACACTGCTTGATAAGCTCGGATTCTGCCTTGCTTGGCAAAGGTGGGCTAGCAAAAATCGAGTGATTAAAGTAGCTTGTCGTGCGCTCGTATTGAGAAAAAAACAAATTTAGATTACTCCACTCGAAGTTAAACGCATAAATAAACGCCCTACGCACAAGCGGATTTGCAAACACCTCCTTGCGCGTATTCATAAAAAACCCCTGCATACCGCTAGGTAAGCTATGAGGAAATGCCTTTAGGCTAAATTGCTTAGAATCCAACGCCTTGCTTTTATACCCCCTAGCCCACACCTTTGCCGCACTCTCCACACGCCAATCATACTTATGGCTCAAAAACGCCTGCAACGCCACCGCATCATCTCTGTAATACTCAAAAACAAGCGTATCAAAATTGAACTGCCCTACCCTGCTTGGCAAGTCTTTTGCCCAATAGTTTTTGTTTCGCTCATATATGATTTTTTTGCCTACTTCGTAGGATTTCACCGAGTATGGTCCGCTTCCTAGCGGGATTTGCAGAGGATTTTCCCCAAATGTGTTTTTGCCATTTTTGACATAAAAATGCTTTGGTAGCACACTTAGCTGCCCCAAAATCAGTGGTAGCTCCTTGTTTTGCGTGGTTTTAAAAACAAACTCCACACGATAAAAATCCAAAACCCTCACTTCCCTGACATCTGCATAGTATTGACGATAGAGCGGACTAGCCCTGCTTATCATCATCTCAAAGCTAAACGCCACATCTTGCGCACTTACCGCTACCCCATCGGCAAACCTCGCCCTTTTGTCTATGGTAAAAATCACGCTAGAATTATCACTAGCCACAGCGACATCACTAGCGATTAGGGCGTATTGAGCATAAGGCTCGTCCATACTTTGCGCCATAAGCGTATCATAGACATTTTCTAGCCCGCTAGCAGACTCGCCCTCTATACTAAAAGGATTTAGCGAGGAGAAGCTCCCTAGTGCATAGCTTTTTAGCGTGCCACCTTTTGGGGCGTTTGGATTTACATAGCTAAAGTGCTTTAGATTTGGGTATTTTGCCCTCTCTCCTAGCGCGATATATGGCGCAGCCCTAGCAGAATCTAGCGTAAAAAAGAGGGGAAAAAAGAGGGGAAAAAGCGAGGTAAAAAGAGTTGTAAAAAGGGTGGCAAAAAATGAAGCAAACCTCCGCCCAAAAAACAAATGCGTAAAAAAAGCAAAAAATCTTTTGATATTTTTTTGCTTTGGTGGCATTGGTGGCGTTGTCGGTATTTGCAACATTGGTGGTATTGGTGGTATTGGTAGCATTGGTGGCAGTGGCATTTGGCGCGGTGTGATATGTGGCATTTTTATCCTATTTATTTGATATTTATATGCAAGCAAGCAAATTACAAGCAAATTTTTAACAAAATCTAGCAAATCTTTGCAAAATCTAATAGAGATATTTCGCTTGTCCTCAATATGACAACTAAAAATGAGCAAGCAGAATCTGCTATTTGTAATACTTAAGCGAAGCGAAGTATCTCAAACAAACTTCTTAAATTGTCATACTACAACTTTTTGTCATACTTAAGGGCGTAGCCCGAAGTATCTCAAAAGATTCTGCAGATAATGCAAAATCCTTTGGATATTTCGGTTTCTGCGAAACCTCAATATGACAAAGCAGGTGGGCACAATGTAGTTTCCCCCTCCATTGTAGGTGGTGATTCTACTTATTCCCCCTCCCTTGCGAGAGACAACCTCACGAGTTCCCCCTCCCTTGCGAGAGACAACCTCACGAGTTCCCCCTCCCTTGCGAGTGGGCTAAATCCAATCAGTTCCCCCTCCCTTGCGGAGGGGGCTAGGGGGTGGGTAGATACCACCTCCGCACTTCAAGCAAGGCTGGCAACTGCTAACGCAAAAGATACCCACCCCCAAACCCCCTCCGCAAGGGAGGGGGCTTTTAAAATCGCCAACAGCGCAAGCCAACAAACCACCCCATCCAAACCCAAACGCCTAGCACTATCACTTATCACAGCTAGTGCGCTTACAGGACTTGCACTAGACATAGCAGCGGCGCAGTGTGCTTGGAATATCGACTGGGCTCACGGAGGAGATGCCAACAATGTCGGCTATGCTGGCAAGGTTGATTGCACGGGCGTATCCAATAATATTGACCAATTCCTAAAAAACGGCGATGGGTATAACCGCCCCACCTACTATCGCTCAAACTATTGGAATCTAAGCGGTAGCACGACTGAATCAACCATAACCACCACCTTTGATACGACTAAGTGGAACAACCCCACTTCATCTATCGCTTCTGTTAGGAATTTCAACAAGTCCAACATCTACCAAGAGGTAAATTTCAATAGCTTCAATGGTAGCAACACTTCCTTTACATTCCAAAGTGGCTCTAGCGATAGCAACCCAGACTTGAACTACAACAGAGTAAGGATAAATGTAAATAGTGGCACTAGGCTAAAAGAACTGCACCTTACAGGGCATTTCAATCAAGGCGTGGGTATAACAGGCTCTACGATAACAACCCTAGAGACAAAAACAGGGACAATATCCGCCCTAAACATAAGTGGCTCAAATATCACTAGCTATACCAAAACTTCTGGTAATGTCAATACCCTAAACATAAGTGGCTCAAATATAAACTCATTTACCAATACCGCAGGTAACATAGGCACGCTTACCATAAGTGGCTCTACACTTCATAATGCTCTAACAGTAAATGGTGGCAACATAACCAATCTAAATATCGAGGGAGGCACTACCCTATCTAAAATAACAGGCACAGGCACAGGCACGATAAACACTCTAAGCATCGGTAATAGAAGTGGTGGATATGGTAGTGCAAATATCGCTAACTATGACTTATCATCACTCAATGTCGGCACATTGAATCTATTCTCTGCTTCACTTACGATAAATAGTCCATCAGGCACTTGGAATCAAGCAAGTGATGCAGGGAGTAATAACCTAGAGCATATCTATGTGAAAAATAGCACTTCTGTGGGTGTAGCTACCAACTCCGTGCGTATCACGCTAGGACAAGGAGCTAGAGTAAATGAAGTGTATTACTACAACAAAATCATCACAGGTGCTAACGTAAGCGGTGTAAATGCAAACCATGTGCAAGGTGCTCCGGGTGTAGGTATAGAGCCTACCGCTTATGGCACAGGATTCCTCCTAAGTGCTGATGTAGCCACAAGCTATGGCTCAAGCGTGTATCGCGCGCTAGCTTTGTCAAGCCTCCGCCGCAATGCTATGACGCAAAACATACTAGATACGATGACGACTAAGACATTCCATAGCGATAGGTATTACAATCAAGAAGTAGAACTTCGCTTGCTTCAGTATGATTTATCTAGGCTGACAAATCGTAGCTCAAAATTCTCTAAGCAAACGCGCAAAAATCAAAGCAAAGTCGATAAAGTGCGTGAAAAAATGGCGAAACTAACCCTAGAGCAATCCAAAGGGCAAAATCTAGACAAAGGCTATAATAACTTCGAGCTAATAGACCAACTAGATGCAATCTTTATCCCCTACACAGGACGCAGGGATTGGAGATTTTTCGCACTTCCTTATGCTAGCCATAGCTATGTGGATTTGGGTGCTTCTAGTGCTATGGAATACGCAGGTGGTGCAGTATTTGGCGTGCAGCGAAACCTAAGAGCAGCTGGAATCTTTGGTGGCTATCTAGGATATGAGTTTGTAAATACTGATACCGAGCTAGTAGGCGCAGCCACTAGAGTGCAAACTCACTCTTTGCAAGCAGGGCTAAACTACTTTAAGACTTTCTCATTTACTTCAAAGACTTGGGAAGGATTCTTGCGAGCAAATGTGAGAGGTGGGGTAGATTTACCACAATTTAACTTTAACACAGGGGTTTATAACCTTAAGCTAGAAAGCAATGAAAAAGCATCATCTATCCCTCTACTATGGAATGTCGGTGCAGAAGTCAAAGGTGGAATCACTTTCTACTACTTCAAACGCAATAGCTACCTAAGCCCTGAAGTAAGCCTAAGCTATGATATGCTATCCACCTTTGATACTTGGCTAAACAAGCCTACTGCTTCGCTAGGTGGGACAAGCTTTATGCCACTAGGTGCGCACGAATACTACAAAGGCTTTTATTGGCATTTGCCTCAAATCGGTGCTGCGGTGCGCTACTATAAAATGTGGGGCAATACTTTCCGCACAAACCTAAAAGCTGGTATCAAGTATAATATGCTAAATAAGCAAGACGCTACATTTAGAATCGGTGATAGCAAAGACTTCGAGGATACATCTGCGATTACTCTACCTGCAGTGTATGGAAACCTAGCATTTGACTTTATCTGGATGATAAAGAAAAACCACGAGCTAAGTTTCGGCTATGATGGACTTTTCTATGCTAGCACATTTGACAAAAGTAGCACTAACGCGCTAAATAATTGGTTTAACGGTGTAACCACTACGCTAAACTTCAAATACGCTTATTGGTTCGGCGGGACTGACTATGTAACTGATAAAGACGGAAATGCAGTCTCTCGCTCCATCGCAGAGGGCAAAAAGTCCAAAAAAAGCAAGAAGTCTAAGTCTAAAAAGTCAAAGAAGTCTAAGAAAAAAGTCTACTATATCGATGGGTAATGGCATTGTAGATTGAGTAAGTGAGCTTTGTATCGTGGGGTAAGGGGGCTTAATTTAGTAGCCATTTGGTAAGGGGGACTTAGTAGGTGAAAGTATTTGTCATACTTAAGGGCTTTTAAGCCCGAAGTATCTCAAAAGATTCTACTATTTGTCATACTGAGCGTAGCGAAGTATCTCAAGTAAAACAAAAAGAGATATTTCGCTTACGCTCAATATGACAAAGTAATTGGAAGCAATCTTTAAGATTCCCCCTCTCTTGCAAGTGAGGGCAAGCAAATTATTTCCCCCTCCCTTGCAAGTGGTAATCTCAAAATTCCCCCTCCATTGCTAGCGACAACCTCAAAATTCCCCCTCCCTTGCGGAGGGGGATAAAGGGGGTGGGTAACCATTTGATAAGCGAGGGGATTAGATTTACTTAGACTAAAGCACTCGCTTGTCATACTGCGACTTCTTGTCATACTGAGCGTAGCGAAGTATCTCAAAAGATTTTGCAGATAATGCAAAATCAAGTAGAGATATTTCGCTATCGCTCAATATGGCAATGAAATTGGCGACAAGACAATATGACAAAAAATGGGTAACAACACGACAATTAAAAAAGTCAGTATGGCAGTGGATTGTTGTGATTTAGCTAAGTAGCCTCTTATGCTCTACCTTTATGCAGCTATTTTCCTCGTAAATGATTTTTGCGTTTGTGAGAATCTCTTTTGCACGCGCATTGCTTAAGCCTAGCTGCACCCACACGCATTTTGGTTTATTCTCTAGTGTGATGATTTCTTGTGCGATTTCTTCTAGCACTTCACTTTTGCGAAAAATATTTAGAATATCAATTTTGGCATTTTGGCTAAATGCTTCTTGCAAATTTGCATAAGCCTTTTTGCCCAAAATCTCGCCATTTGGTGGAATCTTTGGGTAGATAGGAATGACATTATAACCTTGTGCTAATAAATACTTTGCCACTGCGTTACTTGCTTTGCCCTCATCAGGGCTAAGCCCCAAAATCGCTATGTTTTTGGCACTCTTTAGCACTTCTATTTTTATGAAATCTTGTTTTTCTAAGTCTTGCATTTTAGTTTCCTTAAAAGTCTAAATCGCCTTTTATCACTTGAATCAAAAAAGTGGTAGATTTTTATAGATGATTTGCAGATAAATGTTTTGTAGATAAACGCGTAGCAGTATTTATTATGATTTCCTTGCTGTGGATTTTTCGTGCTTGTGTAGGCGGTTTAGTTTCTCTCACTTACATTTTCCCTCCACTTCTGCGCTATACTTTTTGGCTATATTTTTTGGCTTCCCTCTAAATTTCCCCCTCCAAAAAATCTCCCCCTAGTTTCCCCCTACTCTGCTTTAAGCCTACTCCACTTCAGCATCTATAACATCATCATCTTTGCCTTTTTTGCCACCGCTTGCATTACCTGCATTTGCCCCACCTTGCGCGTTTTGGTCTTTGGCATACATAGCTTCGGCAAGTTTGTGGCTTGCTTCTGTGAGTATTTTTACCTTTTCATCGATTTGCTCTTTTGTAGCGTTTTCATCTTTTAGCGTGGTTTTTAGCTCCTCAAGCGCAGAGTTTATCTTTTCGACATCGCTAGCCTCTAGCTTGTCTTTCATTTCTTGGAGTGTTTTTTCTGTTTGATAGACTAGCGAATCTGCCATATTGCGCGATTCTATCGCACCTTTTCGCTTAGCGTCCTCCTCTTTGTGCAGCTCGGCATCTTTTACCATTTTTTCGATTTCGCTATCGCTTAGCCCGCTAGAGCCTGTGATTTTGACTTCTTGAGATTTGCCGCTTGCTTTGTCTTTTGCACTCACGGTTAGGATTCCATTTGCATCTATGTCAAATGTTACCTCGATTTGTGGCACACCACGCGGTGCAGCTGGGATTCCTTGCAAGTCAAAGTTTCCTAGCAATTTATTGTCTTTGGCTAGCTCGCGTTCGCCTTGAAGCACGCGAATGGTTACGGCTGGCTGATTATCCTCTGCGGTAGAGAAAGTCTGGGTTTTTTTGGTAGGGATTGTCGCACCTCTATCGATTACACGCGTCATCACGCCACCAAGTGTCTCAATCCCAAGCGATAGCGGCGTTACATCAAGTAAAAGCACATCTTTGACATCACCCTTTAGCACGCCACCTTGTATCGCCGCGCCTACAGCCACGACTTCATCAGGATTTACAGATTTGTTGAGTTCTTTGCCGATGAAGTCTTTTACGCGCTCTTGGACTTTTGGGATTCTCGTGCTTCCACCCACCATTACCACTTCGCTAATATCACTCTTGCTAAGCCCCGCATCTTTAATCACAGAATCAATCTTAGTGATTGTCTCATCGATTAAATCATCAATAAGGCTTTCAAACTTCGCTCGAGTAAGCTTTTTGACAAAGTGCTTAGGACCGCTTGCATCAGCAGTGATAAATGGCAAGTTGATTTCAGTTTCTTGCGCACTGCTAAGCTCTTTTTTGGCATTTTCTGCGGCGTCTTTTAGCCGTTGCAACGCCATTACATCGCTTTTTATATCAATCCCGCTTTCATCTTTAAATTCACCCGCTGCCCAATCGATTATGCGGTTATCAAAGTCATCGCCTCCCAAAAACGCATCTCCGCCTGTGGCAAGCACTTCTACGACATTATCGCCTGTTTCTAGCACTGTTACATCAAATGTTCCGCCACCCAAGTCATACACCATTATTTTTTCGCTCTCTTTTTTATCTAGCCCATAAGCAAGCGCGGCTGAAGTAGGCTCGTTTATGATTCTAAGCACATTTAGCCCTGCTATCGTGCCTGCTTCTTTGGTAGCTTTGCGTTGAGAATCGTTGAAATACGCTGGCACGGTGATAACCGCCTCACTCACGCTCTCGCCCAAGTAGCTCTCCGCGTCCTCTTTGATTTTCATAAGAATCTTCGCGCTAATCTCTTGAGGCGTGTAGGTTTTATCCGCGATTTCTACCGCACACGCGCCATTTCTATCCACGATTTTATACGGAAGTCGCTTTTGTGCCTCTTTTGCCTTATCCTCATTTAGCATAAGCCCCATAATGCGCTTAATGGAGTAAATCGTCTTTTGAGGATTGGTAACGGCTTGCCTTTTGGCTGGCTCGCCTACGAGAATCTCGCCCTTATCTGTAAATGCCACGATTGAGGGTGTGGTGTTTTTGCCCTCTTTGTTGGCAATGATTTTTGCCTCTGTGCCTTCATATACCGCCATTGCGGAGTTTGTCGTTCCTAAGTCTATTCCAATTACTTTTGCCATTTGTTATCCTTTGTGTTGGTTTTTGTGTGTTGGTTTTTAGTTTTTGACTATTGCCACCATAGCTGGTCGCAAAGTCCTTTCTTTGTAGACATAGCCCTTTTGCAAAACTTGGGCTATGTCGCCATCTTTTAGTCCCTCATTTTGCACCTGCATAATACACTCGTGCAAATTGGGGTCAAACTCGCCACTTGTGCTAATCTCCTCTATGCCGTGCTTTTGCAAGGCTTTTAAGAGATTATCCTGTGTGAGATTGATTCCCTCCAAAATCGCACTATGCTCTTTTGCCGCTTCTTTTGCCCTATCAAGCGTATCTATGATAGGAAGCAAGTCTTTGGCAATCTTTTCATAGGCGTATTCTAGGGCTTGATTTTTATCCCGCTCTAGTCGTTTTTTGACATTTTCAAAATCCGCGTGAGCGCGAACATATTTGTCTTTCCATTCGCTTAGCTGGGACTTTAGCGTATCTATGTCGCTAGAGTCGCCCTGCCCGCTAGAATCACTTTGGCTTAAATCCGCACTAGAATCTGCTAAATCTGTGCTAGATTGTGATTTTGCAGTTTCTTGTGCTTCTTGTGATTGTGCACTTGATTGGCTTATCAGTTCCTCTTGTGCGCAATCACTAAAATCCGCGCTTTTAGATTCTAGTGCAGAATCCAAATCGCTAGATTGCATAGAATCTTGGCTCATTTTTACTCCTTTGTGTTGGGATAAATCTTTTTATTCTTTTTTTTTTGTGATTTTGCTTGCCTCACGCGCTTGCTTCTAGTGCTTCATAAAAGCCCTCATAGTCTTGCGTGATTTTGCCTACACATAGCATTTTTGCCTCTCTATCCTCGCCGTTTTTGGTATAAGTCGCGCTATGTGCTAGCACCATATATTCGCTTTTGTCAGGGAAAAACATAGTATTTTCAAGTTTGGAAAACATCTCGCCGCTAAGGATTTCAAGTGCGGTTTGTGGCTGTGTGCTAAATAGCTCACCCAAAAACTCTAGCCCAAAAAACTTCGGTGTGCTTTGTAGATTGCAAAGCACACTATATAGGCTAGTAGCGCAGACTTCCTTAGCGATTTTGATAATATCCTCAATAGACATTCCAAGCAATTCCTTGCAAAAGCGCGACATATTTGCCACAAGCGGAATAGCAACCCTATCCTTACTAAAGCAAAGTAGTAGTGTATCTGCTTCCTCTAGCTCGATGACTTTTAAGAGTTTTTGACTAAAGTGTGGCTTTATGGCGCAAGATAGCGCGAAAAACTTACAACTAGATTCTAGCTTGGCAGAATCTAGTGTGGGGTTTAAATCTTTGGGGCTAAGCACATTGCGCCAATAGTTTTTTAGCGCGTAGGCTGTCGGCACTCGCCCAGAGCTGATATGGGTTTGCACGATTACGCCCTCTTGCCCCAAAATCTTAAAATAATTGCGAATCGTAGCAGAAGAGATATTTACACCAAGTGCGACTTTGAGAGTCTCCGAGCCGATAGGCTCTTGGCACTTGATATAATGCTTAATCATCTCATTAAGCAAAAACTCTTTTTTTTGCATTTGCTAATCCTTACAATATTTAAAAAAGCCAAAAGTTTCAAAAACTTGCAAAGGCTATAAAAACTAAAGACTAAAGTGATTTATCTTTAGCGATGAGAATATTAGCCAAAAAAAGTAAATAAAATTAGCATTTAAGCAAAAAGATTGCTAAAAATATCAAAATATGAGTGTATTACTATAAACTTTACTTAGTATATTTACTTAGATTTTCTTATGCAAAGATTAGCAATATGTAAAAAAATAACGGAAAATCAAGCAAAAATACAACCATAAAAATTATAAATTCTAGGATTCTTAAATATTTCTCACTTTTACATTTTCAAACA
This genomic stretch from Helicobacter macacae MIT 99-5501 harbors:
- a CDS encoding phosphoribosyltransferase; amino-acid sequence: MKCLICAKFCLGVICEKCLDSIPLRPSVREVNGVSVYCFFAYSDIDFLLSAKYYVIGSRIYVALGKIAGEYFFSQKAMREAIRQIIENTAFGEIKLIGIDDCVRSFYSHTGVLVREFALSSVKSSKSKDLQNRAKFSHKSSAIVPIYGELKATNQVSYAGKSLAFRQANKRGLTLSARMSSTKNSAGFGGFLKRNFIVDFGKCFRADFASGFIKDFAQDFMRDFMSSFSAMLRDRFCQIFKKDSITAQNQPLPKDSTTDLKADSTLDSSVDSARKSTLDSVSNSATDFDTGCVIIVDDIITTGTSFGEAIEVCQKRGLKVLFCLSLCNAAL
- a CDS encoding DUF4156 domain-containing protein; translated protein: MLSKVLKFSGACTFGMVFLTGCGLFGGGEQPKPPYEPKKLEAQARGITVAKSTPYNCKILGEVEGKDNVGDRSGATRELLREGAINDLRNEASYVAGEGKRAMIAITKEEVKCIATVGKARQNVDCTNGLPNGATNGVLVSQRIHAQVFDCGEK
- the grpE gene encoding nucleotide exchange factor GrpE, with amino-acid sequence MSQDSMQSSDLDSALESKSADFSDCAQEELISQSSAQSQEAQETAKSQSSTDLADSSADLSQSDSSGQGDSSDIDTLKSQLSEWKDKYVRAHADFENVKKRLERDKNQALEYAYEKIAKDLLPIIDTLDRAKEAAKEHSAILEGINLTQDNLLKALQKHGIEEISTSGEFDPNLHECIMQVQNEGLKDGDIAQVLQKGYVYKERTLRPAMVAIVKN
- a CDS encoding extracellular solute-binding protein, whose protein sequence is MPHITPRQMPLPPMLPIPPIPPMLQIPTTPPMPPKQKNIKRFFAFFTHLFFGRRFASFFATLFTTLFTSLFPLFFPLFFTLDSARAAPYIALGERAKYPNLKHFSYVNPNAPKGGTLKSYALGSFSSLNPFSIEGESASGLENVYDTLMAQSMDEPYAQYALIASDVAVASDNSSVIFTIDKRARFADGVAVSAQDVAFSFEMMISRASPLYRQYYADVREVRVLDFYRVEFVFKTTQNKELPLILGQLSVLPKHFYVKNGKNTFGENPLQIPLGSGPYSVKSYEVGKKIIYERNKNYWAKDLPSRVGQFNFDTLVFEYYRDDAVALQAFLSHKYDWRVESAAKVWARGYKSKALDSKQFSLKAFPHSLPSGMQGFFMNTRKEVFANPLVRRAFIYAFNFEWSNLNLFFSQYERTTSYFNHSIFASPPLPSKAESELIKQCDSRGEISKTRLKNMFDTPYVIPSTNADFDATSINGGVQGQNLTQNGGQSQAKNGEQKSAQNLARQAEQNQSPKSQVPSHILQERENLKKARDLLEEAGFVMKNGVLLDSKSGKPLRFTLLLDNPAFERLAVRYGRNLKLLGIQMQIQKIDSSQYANRVKNFDYEMIVGIIGQSLFPGNEQRYFWSKESASMVGSRNYSGVGLEVVDCLIERVIAAPHREAQILSTHALDRVLLWGDFVVPHYYLPNFRVAFWHNISMPKIHPRYDLSPQIWWDTNASE
- the dnaK gene encoding molecular chaperone DnaK; protein product: MAKVIGIDLGTTNSAMAVYEGTEAKIIANKEGKNTTPSIVAFTDKGEILVGEPAKRQAVTNPQKTIYSIKRIMGLMLNEDKAKEAQKRLPYKIVDRNGACAVEIADKTYTPQEISAKILMKIKEDAESYLGESVSEAVITVPAYFNDSQRKATKEAGTIAGLNVLRIINEPTSAALAYGLDKKESEKIMVYDLGGGTFDVTVLETGDNVVEVLATGGDAFLGGDDFDNRIIDWAAGEFKDESGIDIKSDVMALQRLKDAAENAKKELSSAQETEINLPFITADASGPKHFVKKLTRAKFESLIDDLIDETITKIDSVIKDAGLSKSDISEVVMVGGSTRIPKVQERVKDFIGKELNKSVNPDEVVAVGAAIQGGVLKGDVKDVLLLDVTPLSLGIETLGGVMTRVIDRGATIPTKKTQTFSTAEDNQPAVTIRVLQGERELAKDNKLLGNFDLQGIPAAPRGVPQIEVTFDIDANGILTVSAKDKASGKSQEVKITGSSGLSDSEIEKMVKDAELHKEEDAKRKGAIESRNMADSLVYQTEKTLQEMKDKLEASDVEKINSALEELKTTLKDENATKEQIDEKVKILTEASHKLAEAMYAKDQNAQGGANAGNASGGKKGKDDDVIDAEVE
- a CDS encoding CoA-binding protein, which translates into the protein MQDLEKQDFIKIEVLKSAKNIAILGLSPDEGKASNAVAKYLLAQGYNVIPIYPKIPPNGEILGKKAYANLQEAFSQNAKIDILNIFRKSEVLEEIAQEIITLENKPKCVWVQLGLSNARAKEILTNAKIIYEENSCIKVEHKRLLS